The Streptomyces sp. RKAG293 genome includes a region encoding these proteins:
- a CDS encoding sugar ABC transporter substrate-binding protein: protein MKPNSQPTSRTTRLALAAAVASLALATTACGGDKAAAGGAAPDAKPVTLTYWGWAKGAQATVDAFNKTHKNIQVKYSEIAGGPDGYSKITNAVKAGNAPDVAGIEYTQLPEFASQGLLEDLTEQAGDTVKQKFPASIQNLVTFGGKTWAVPYDVAPQLYYYRTDLFQKYGIAVPKTWAEFKTAGEKLQQADKNVHIASWADNDAVLLAALAWQGGGKWFSTEGDAWKVGIDDAASQKVAAYWQGLVDSGVVNSIPAGSEDETKARTSGTVASFIGASWSAGGMTVAMPKLSGKWGIAPLPTWDGKPASGGYGGTTYAVPKGSKHVKEAAEFSQWVTTDAAAVTARLSSLTSPSSALPANVEMRDVAAKAFKGGAYYAGFDVYRIAGAQVDTIVPGWTFGPVQIATNTAITDAAAKGNLTQGLTAGQASAEKGIKERGLNLVK, encoded by the coding sequence ATGAAGCCCAACTCCCAGCCCACCTCCCGTACGACCCGTCTCGCGCTCGCGGCCGCTGTGGCCTCCCTCGCGCTGGCCACCACCGCCTGCGGCGGGGACAAGGCCGCGGCCGGCGGCGCCGCGCCGGACGCCAAGCCGGTCACCCTGACGTACTGGGGGTGGGCCAAGGGCGCCCAGGCGACCGTCGACGCGTTCAACAAGACCCACAAGAACATCCAGGTCAAGTACTCGGAGATCGCCGGGGGTCCGGACGGATACTCCAAGATCACCAACGCGGTCAAGGCCGGCAACGCCCCCGACGTGGCGGGGATCGAGTACACCCAGCTTCCGGAGTTCGCCAGCCAGGGACTGCTCGAGGACCTGACCGAGCAGGCCGGCGACACCGTCAAGCAGAAGTTCCCGGCCTCCATCCAGAACCTGGTGACCTTCGGCGGCAAGACCTGGGCCGTGCCCTACGACGTCGCGCCCCAGCTGTACTACTACCGCACGGACCTGTTCCAGAAGTACGGCATAGCCGTCCCCAAGACCTGGGCCGAGTTCAAGACCGCCGGCGAGAAGCTCCAGCAGGCCGACAAGAACGTGCACATCGCGTCCTGGGCCGACAACGACGCCGTGCTGCTCGCGGCCCTCGCCTGGCAGGGCGGCGGCAAGTGGTTCAGCACCGAGGGCGACGCCTGGAAGGTCGGCATCGACGACGCCGCATCGCAGAAGGTCGCCGCCTACTGGCAGGGACTCGTCGACAGCGGCGTCGTCAACTCCATCCCGGCCGGCAGCGAGGACGAGACCAAGGCCAGGACCTCCGGCACCGTCGCCAGTTTCATCGGCGCCTCCTGGAGCGCGGGCGGCATGACCGTCGCGATGCCCAAGCTGAGCGGCAAGTGGGGGATCGCCCCGCTGCCCACCTGGGACGGGAAGCCCGCCAGCGGCGGCTACGGCGGCACCACGTACGCCGTGCCGAAGGGCAGCAAGCACGTCAAGGAGGCGGCCGAGTTCTCCCAGTGGGTCACCACGGACGCGGCCGCCGTCACCGCCCGCCTCAGCTCGCTGACCTCCCCGAGCAGCGCCCTGCCCGCCAACGTCGAGATGCGTGACGTGGCGGCGAAGGCGTTCAAGGGCGGGGCCTACTACGCGGGCTTCGACGTCTACAGGATCGCCGGCGCGCAGGTCGACACCATCGTCCCGGGCTGGACGTTCGGCCCCGTGCAGATCGCGACCAACACCGCCATCACCGACGCGGCGGCCAAGGGAAACCTGACCCAGGGGCTGACGGCCGGTCAGGCGTCCGCAGAGAAGGGCATCAAGGAGCGCGGGCTGAACCTGGTCAAGTGA
- a CDS encoding carbohydrate ABC transporter permease, giving the protein MVAPIGYAVWMSLFQERSSGLGFGGTERVFSGLGNYSRALSDPAFRTSFVHIAVYCVAYIPVMIGGALVLALLLDSALSRAKRFLQLALFLPHAVPSMIAAIVWIYLYTPGLSPVTGWIESLGGNWAFFSADHALSSMINIAVWQWIGYNMVIFYAALQAVPRETLEAAVVDGAGELRIAWQIKVPVIRSSVVLTLLFTCVGAVQLFNEPKILSSRASSLGSTWSPTMYIFKAAFERHDYGLAAASSLLLALAAAALSFIVTRIGNRGKTA; this is encoded by the coding sequence ATGGTGGCGCCCATCGGCTACGCGGTGTGGATGAGCCTGTTCCAGGAACGCTCCTCCGGCCTCGGCTTCGGCGGCACCGAACGCGTCTTCTCGGGCCTGGGCAACTACTCCAGAGCCCTGTCCGACCCGGCGTTCCGTACCTCGTTCGTGCACATCGCCGTCTACTGCGTCGCCTACATCCCGGTGATGATCGGTGGCGCGCTCGTCCTCGCGCTGCTGCTGGACTCCGCCCTCAGCAGGGCGAAGCGCTTCCTGCAGCTCGCCCTGTTCTTGCCGCACGCGGTGCCCAGCATGATCGCGGCGATCGTCTGGATCTACCTCTACACGCCCGGACTCAGCCCGGTCACCGGCTGGATCGAGAGCCTCGGCGGCAACTGGGCCTTCTTCTCCGCCGACCACGCGCTCTCCTCGATGATCAATATCGCGGTGTGGCAGTGGATCGGCTACAACATGGTGATCTTCTACGCCGCGCTGCAGGCCGTCCCGCGCGAGACGCTGGAGGCGGCGGTCGTCGACGGGGCGGGCGAACTGCGGATCGCCTGGCAGATCAAGGTGCCGGTGATCCGCTCGTCCGTGGTGCTGACCCTGCTGTTCACCTGTGTCGGCGCGGTCCAGCTCTTCAACGAGCCCAAGATCCTCTCCAGCCGGGCCTCCTCCCTCGGCTCGACGTGGTCACCGACGATGTACATCTTCAAAGCCGCCTTCGAACGCCATGACTACGGTCTGGCCGCCGCGTCCTCGCTGCTGCTGGCCCTGGCCGCCGCCGCGCTCTCCTTCATCGTCACCAGGATCGGAAACCGGGGGAAGACGGCATGA
- a CDS encoding carbohydrate ABC transporter permease translates to MSTLDLDGRQAVPDTLPALVPETSEPDRRRPAGRSRRPRPTGALLSRAAVNGLLAVAALYTLMPLAWLLIAATKDHGDLFGTGGFTLGAFHLFDNLRAVFTADGGIYGRWLLNSLLYSLVGSLVSTLICVAAGYAFDKYHFAGKDKLFGVVLAGILVPGTVISLPMYLLASEAGLVNTYWAVLIPSLVNPFGVYLARVFSEGYIPNEVLEAARMDGASELKTFRTVSLPMLAPGFMTIFLFSFTGSWNSFYLPLMMLNDQSLYPVGLGIYNWNTVVVNNPEYYSLAITGALVAVLPLIAVFIGLQRFWRSGLTAGAVK, encoded by the coding sequence ATGAGCACCCTTGATCTCGACGGCCGCCAGGCCGTCCCCGACACACTTCCGGCACTCGTTCCCGAGACGTCCGAGCCGGATCGCCGCCGCCCGGCCGGACGTTCCCGGCGCCCGCGGCCCACCGGCGCCCTGCTGTCCCGGGCGGCCGTCAACGGCCTGCTCGCCGTCGCCGCCCTCTACACCCTGATGCCGCTGGCCTGGCTGCTGATCGCGGCGACCAAGGACCACGGCGATCTGTTCGGCACCGGCGGCTTCACCCTCGGCGCGTTCCACCTCTTCGACAACCTCCGGGCCGTGTTCACCGCCGACGGCGGCATCTACGGACGCTGGCTGCTCAACAGCCTGCTGTACTCGCTCGTGGGCTCGCTCGTCTCGACCCTCATCTGCGTGGCCGCCGGATACGCCTTCGACAAGTACCACTTCGCGGGCAAGGACAAGCTCTTCGGTGTCGTCCTCGCCGGCATCCTCGTGCCCGGCACCGTCATCTCGCTGCCCATGTACCTGCTCGCCTCCGAGGCAGGCCTCGTCAACACCTACTGGGCGGTGCTGATCCCGTCCCTCGTCAACCCGTTCGGGGTCTATCTGGCCCGGGTCTTCTCCGAGGGCTACATTCCGAACGAGGTGCTGGAAGCGGCCCGGATGGACGGCGCGAGCGAGCTGAAGACGTTCCGTACCGTCTCGCTGCCCATGCTGGCGCCGGGCTTCATGACCATCTTCCTGTTCTCGTTCACCGGCAGCTGGAACAGCTTCTACCTGCCGCTGATGATGCTCAACGACCAGAGCCTCTACCCGGTCGGCCTCGGCATCTACAACTGGAACACCGTCGTCGTGAACAACCCCGAGTACTACAGCCTGGCGATCACCGGAGCCCTCGTCGCCGTACTGCCCCTGATCGCCGTCTTCATCGGCCTGCAGCGCTTCTGGCGCTCCGGCCTCACCGCCGGAGCCGTCAAGTGA
- a CDS encoding hydroxyacid dehydrogenase: MSAETRDSVLDPAALRRLERTALIDTGLLAVDFSPRDAPLTTALREAEVLFTGWGCPPLTRQALAAMPRLRAVVHAAGSVKGHMTEAAWERGITVSTAAAANALPVAEYTLAAVLFANKRVLAGAEAYRRTRDRVRLLERFPTVGNYRRTIGVVGASAVGRRVIELLRPFDLSVLVHDPYLAPSEAALLGATSVELDDLVRRSDVVTIHAPELPETRNLFDAARIALMRDGATLVNTARGSLVDTEALTAELVSGRLHAVLDITVPDVLPAGSPLYDLPNVLLTPHMAGSLGGELRRLADTAIDELERYAEGLPFAHPVHAAALVHSA, encoded by the coding sequence ATGAGCGCCGAGACCCGGGACTCCGTGCTCGACCCGGCCGCCCTGCGCCGCCTCGAACGCACCGCGCTGATCGACACCGGCCTGCTGGCCGTCGACTTCAGCCCCCGTGACGCCCCGCTGACCACCGCTCTGCGGGAGGCGGAAGTGCTGTTCACCGGCTGGGGCTGCCCGCCCCTGACACGGCAGGCGCTCGCCGCGATGCCACGGCTGCGCGCCGTGGTGCACGCGGCGGGTTCCGTCAAGGGCCATATGACGGAGGCGGCCTGGGAACGCGGCATCACCGTTTCGACGGCCGCGGCCGCCAACGCGCTGCCGGTCGCCGAGTACACGCTCGCCGCCGTCCTCTTCGCCAACAAGCGCGTCCTGGCGGGTGCCGAGGCCTACCGGCGTACCCGCGACCGGGTGCGGCTCCTCGAACGCTTCCCCACGGTCGGCAACTACCGACGCACCATCGGCGTGGTCGGCGCCTCCGCCGTCGGCCGCCGCGTCATCGAACTCCTGCGGCCGTTCGACCTCAGCGTCCTCGTCCACGACCCATATCTCGCACCATCCGAGGCGGCCCTTCTGGGCGCGACGTCGGTCGAACTCGACGACCTGGTGCGGCGCAGCGACGTGGTCACCATCCACGCCCCCGAACTGCCCGAGACCCGAAACCTGTTCGACGCCGCCAGGATCGCCCTGATGCGCGACGGCGCCACGCTCGTCAACACCGCGCGCGGTTCGCTCGTCGACACCGAGGCGCTCACGGCCGAACTCGTCTCCGGCCGCCTGCACGCGGTCCTGGACATCACCGTCCCCGACGTCCTCCCGGCGGGCTCCCCGCTCTACGACCTGCCGAACGTTCTGCTGACCCCGCACATGGCGGGCTCGCTGGGCGGCGAGCTGCGGCGGCTCGCCGATACCGCCATCGATGAACTGGAGCGGTACGCAGAGGGGTTGCCGTTCGCGCACCCGGTGCATGCCGCCGCACTCGTGCACTCCGCCTGA
- a CDS encoding HAD-IA family hydrolase, producing the protein MSEPSQSASTPEKARRVLVVGIDGVRHDVLLALPTPHIDAVAAAGFLAAVEVADGTPTMSGPCWATITTGVTVDKHAVWSNDFSGNRLGVFPDFATRLARQDGRRTYVAAGWDPLVTVANGGPLFAHPSRLSYSAPAADTPQAWEDCDEQITEDAVRVLGTDDPEASFVYLGAPDETAHLLGCREEYERSVVRADERLGRILAAVRNRAGYDGEDWTVIVVTDHGHVRAGGHGGRSGAERTAWVACSGPDVIAGRTPDRVRHEDVAAHVYAALGRTADRHWTLDGRPFTAAPQAVLFDMDGTLVDTETLWWQTVAALAQELGHHLGDADLPAVLGRSVHDTAAHLHEITGKGAGTGTGTGTGSGTGREPGGLAAELDRRFLAAVQERTVARPGAVELLDLLEREGVPIGLVSASPRSVVDAVLKTLGAYRFQVTVAEGETSATKPAPDPYLAAARSLGVPAAGCLAVEDTPVGVASAEAAGCVVLAVPSLAPIPAAPGRTVRGSLEGIDLDWLRRLVAAGNA; encoded by the coding sequence TTGTCCGAGCCGTCCCAGTCCGCATCCACGCCGGAGAAGGCGCGCCGTGTCCTGGTCGTCGGGATCGACGGCGTCCGGCACGACGTCCTCCTCGCGCTTCCGACCCCGCACATCGACGCGGTTGCGGCCGCCGGCTTCCTGGCCGCCGTCGAGGTCGCCGACGGCACGCCCACGATGTCCGGGCCGTGCTGGGCCACCATCACCACCGGGGTCACCGTCGACAAGCACGCGGTCTGGAGCAACGACTTCTCCGGGAACCGGCTCGGGGTCTTTCCCGACTTCGCCACCCGCCTCGCCCGGCAGGACGGCAGGCGCACGTATGTCGCCGCCGGCTGGGACCCCCTGGTCACCGTGGCGAACGGCGGGCCGCTCTTCGCGCACCCGTCCCGGCTGAGCTACAGCGCCCCGGCCGCCGACACCCCACAGGCGTGGGAGGACTGCGACGAGCAGATCACCGAGGACGCCGTGCGGGTGCTGGGCACCGACGACCCCGAGGCCTCGTTCGTCTACCTCGGCGCCCCGGACGAGACCGCTCACTTGCTCGGCTGCAGGGAGGAGTACGAGCGGTCCGTCGTCCGGGCCGACGAGCGGCTGGGCCGCATTCTGGCCGCCGTTCGCAACCGGGCCGGCTACGACGGCGAGGACTGGACGGTGATCGTGGTGACGGACCACGGCCATGTCCGGGCGGGCGGCCACGGCGGCCGGTCGGGCGCGGAACGCACCGCCTGGGTGGCCTGCTCAGGACCGGACGTCATCGCGGGCCGCACCCCGGACCGGGTACGGCACGAGGACGTGGCGGCGCATGTGTACGCGGCCCTGGGCCGGACCGCCGACCGGCACTGGACGCTCGACGGACGACCCTTCACCGCGGCGCCGCAGGCGGTGCTGTTCGACATGGACGGCACCCTCGTCGACACCGAAACCCTGTGGTGGCAGACGGTCGCGGCGCTCGCCCAGGAGCTCGGCCACCACCTCGGCGACGCGGACCTGCCGGCCGTCCTGGGCCGGAGCGTCCACGACACCGCCGCCCATCTGCACGAGATCACCGGCAAAGGCGCCGGCACAGGTACCGGCACCGGCACAGGTAGTGGCACCGGCCGCGAGCCGGGCGGGCTCGCGGCCGAACTCGACCGCCGGTTCCTCGCCGCGGTCCAGGAGCGGACCGTCGCACGGCCCGGCGCCGTCGAACTCCTCGACCTGCTGGAACGCGAGGGCGTTCCGATCGGGTTGGTGTCGGCGTCGCCGCGAAGTGTCGTGGACGCGGTACTGAAGACCCTGGGCGCGTACCGCTTCCAGGTCACCGTCGCCGAGGGCGAGACCTCCGCCACGAAGCCCGCCCCCGACCCGTATCTCGCCGCCGCCAGGTCACTCGGCGTGCCGGCCGCCGGTTGCCTCGCGGTGGAGGACACCCCGGTCGGAGTGGCCTCGGCGGAGGCCGCGGGCTGCGTCGTGCTCGCGGTGCCGTCACTCGCACCCATCCCCGCGGCGCCCGGCCGGACGGTGCGCGGCAGTCTCGAAGGGATCGACCTCGACTGGCTGAGGAGGCTCGTCGCCGCGGGGAACGCCTGA
- a CDS encoding levansucrase has protein sequence MSEESPRNYLAAVESRLAADGCNPQWQDWSGVRVLAGRRSDFRLRWMATNLHVFTIAAAVPEITAATVDTFTTQTLSFAKKNKGGLPVGMQTGVAVFPVLVSERVDPAAMAWAEEKQRNQFACFARPVVVDTARHYVGLFRGKPALGWIYSSHLIEKGDRYFNHPA, from the coding sequence ATGAGCGAAGAGTCACCACGAAACTATCTGGCCGCGGTGGAAAGCCGGCTGGCGGCCGACGGCTGCAATCCGCAGTGGCAGGACTGGTCCGGCGTCCGTGTGCTGGCCGGCCGGCGGTCCGACTTCCGGCTGCGCTGGATGGCCACCAACCTGCACGTGTTCACGATCGCCGCGGCCGTCCCCGAGATAACCGCCGCCACCGTCGACACGTTCACCACGCAGACCCTGAGCTTCGCCAAGAAGAACAAGGGCGGCCTGCCGGTGGGGATGCAGACCGGGGTCGCCGTCTTCCCCGTCCTCGTCAGCGAGCGCGTCGATCCGGCCGCGATGGCGTGGGCGGAGGAGAAGCAGCGCAACCAGTTCGCCTGCTTCGCCCGGCCCGTCGTGGTCGACACCGCACGGCACTACGTCGGACTCTTCCGCGGCAAGCCCGCACTGGGCTGGATCTACTCGTCGCATCTCATCGAGAAGGGCGACCGCTACTTCAACCACCCGGCCTGA
- a CDS encoding YoaK family protein: MSTVLRDAWKTLVPDLDSRHGPLPPLLLALTVVTGLVDAFSYLVLGHVFVANMTGNVVFMAFSLAGAEGFSLMASLMSLVSFVVGAVVGGRSANRFPDHRARLLLAATALEGVLVLAAYLSSELTADPPSTAVRYLLIVLLGLAMGGQNAAARRLGVPDLTTTVLTLTITGIAADGRLAGGTASKAGTRALSAIAMFLGALAGGLLIQNSDPALPLLIAVLALAALVAVAAFQVRSTRPWIA; encoded by the coding sequence GTGAGCACCGTCCTGCGCGATGCCTGGAAGACCCTGGTCCCCGACCTCGACAGCCGCCATGGGCCGCTGCCGCCGCTGCTCCTCGCACTGACCGTCGTCACCGGGCTCGTCGACGCCTTCAGCTATCTGGTGCTGGGACATGTCTTCGTGGCCAACATGACGGGCAACGTCGTCTTCATGGCCTTCTCGCTGGCCGGTGCCGAAGGCTTCTCCCTGATGGCCTCGCTGATGTCGCTCGTCTCCTTCGTCGTGGGGGCGGTGGTCGGCGGGCGGAGCGCCAACCGTTTCCCTGACCACCGCGCACGACTGCTGCTCGCGGCGACCGCCCTCGAAGGCGTCCTCGTCCTGGCGGCCTACCTGAGCAGTGAACTGACCGCCGATCCACCGTCGACGGCCGTCCGCTATCTGCTCATCGTCCTGCTCGGGCTGGCGATGGGCGGGCAGAACGCCGCCGCCCGCCGGCTGGGCGTCCCCGATCTCACCACCACGGTCCTGACGCTCACCATCACCGGCATCGCCGCCGACGGGCGGCTCGCGGGAGGCACCGCCAGCAAGGCCGGGACCCGTGCCCTGTCGGCGATCGCGATGTTCCTGGGGGCGCTGGCCGGCGGGCTGCTCATCCAGAACTCGGATCCGGCGCTGCCGCTGCTGATCGCCGTTCTGGCGCTGGCGGCGCTGGTGGCGGTGGCGGCCTTCCAGGTCCGCTCCACCCGGCCCTGGATCGCCTGA
- a CDS encoding GNAT family N-acetyltransferase gives MTGISVRQAVIAEEETVARLLATVFDELPLHSWLVPVRERHPAIFPHFFRILVGHALRHGTVHVTDDLRAAAVWLPEPAPAIEGYDALLSAACQEHVGRFHELDEAMERAHPTGLGDYEHLAFLVVHPDLQGNGIGSRLLRLHHETLDRAGRPSYLEATSPASRQLYLRHGYTDLGEPLALPFDPAAMYPLWRPVHGTE, from the coding sequence GTGACCGGGATATCCGTCCGACAGGCCGTCATCGCCGAGGAGGAGACCGTCGCCCGGCTCCTGGCGACCGTGTTCGACGAACTGCCGCTGCACAGCTGGCTGGTCCCCGTGCGCGAACGGCACCCGGCGATCTTCCCGCACTTCTTCCGGATCCTGGTCGGGCACGCGCTGCGCCACGGCACAGTCCATGTGACCGACGATCTGCGGGCCGCCGCGGTATGGCTGCCGGAGCCCGCCCCCGCCATCGAGGGCTACGACGCGCTGCTGTCGGCCGCGTGCCAGGAGCACGTCGGACGGTTCCACGAGCTCGACGAGGCCATGGAGCGCGCCCATCCCACCGGTCTCGGCGATTACGAGCACCTGGCGTTCCTGGTCGTCCACCCGGACCTGCAGGGCAACGGCATCGGCTCGCGGCTGCTCCGGCTGCACCACGAGACGCTCGACCGGGCCGGCCGCCCGTCCTATCTGGAGGCGACCAGCCCCGCCAGCCGCCAGCTCTACCTGCGGCACGGCTACACCGATCTCGGCGAGCCGCTGGCCCTGCCCTTCGACCCCGCGGCGATGTACCCGCTCTGGCGGCCGGTCCACGGCACCGAGTGA
- a CDS encoding oxidoreductase: protein MTSSTSDSAPDTFELGDTTTIPRLGFGAMQLPGRWNGPAVDPAAAVAVARHAVELGALHIDTAAFYFSGATHANDILREALHPYRAGVTIATKVGPMRAPTGEMTGEAAPGQLRAAVEQNLRDLGLDVLDLVYLRVGRLGTGGDVPVGDRFAALARLRDEGLIRHLGVSNVTSGQLAEARSIAPVAAVQNRFGVLDQEDVALVDECADAGIAFMPFFALGGGHSPLSDENLHKVAARHRATAIQVAIAWGLARSPSIVQIPGTGSLSHLAENMAAGDLVLDDADMALLGRR, encoded by the coding sequence ATGACGTCATCAACGAGCGACTCCGCACCGGACACCTTCGAGCTCGGCGACACGACTACGATCCCGCGTCTGGGCTTCGGCGCGATGCAGCTGCCGGGCCGGTGGAACGGGCCCGCCGTTGACCCGGCGGCGGCGGTGGCCGTCGCGCGCCATGCCGTCGAACTGGGCGCCCTGCACATCGACACGGCCGCCTTCTACTTCTCGGGCGCCACCCACGCCAACGACATCCTGCGCGAGGCGCTGCACCCCTATCGCGCGGGCGTCACGATCGCCACCAAGGTCGGTCCGATGCGCGCGCCGACCGGCGAGATGACCGGTGAGGCCGCACCGGGCCAGTTGCGCGCCGCCGTGGAGCAGAACCTGCGGGACCTCGGCCTCGACGTCCTGGACCTGGTGTACCTACGGGTGGGCCGCCTCGGAACGGGCGGCGATGTCCCGGTCGGCGACCGGTTCGCCGCCCTGGCCCGGTTGAGGGACGAAGGCCTGATCCGGCACCTCGGGGTCAGCAACGTGACCAGCGGGCAACTCGCGGAGGCCCGTTCGATCGCACCGGTCGCCGCGGTGCAGAACCGCTTCGGTGTACTCGATCAGGAGGACGTCGCGCTGGTCGACGAGTGCGCCGACGCCGGGATCGCCTTCATGCCGTTCTTCGCGCTCGGCGGCGGTCACAGCCCGCTCTCCGACGAGAACCTGCACAAGGTCGCGGCGCGGCACCGTGCGACGGCGATCCAAGTGGCCATCGCCTGGGGCCTGGCCCGTTCACCCTCGATCGTTCAGATCCCCGGCACCGGATCGCTCTCCCACCTGGCGGAGAACATGGCGGCGGGCGACCTCGTACTCGACGACGCCGACATGGCGCTGCTCGGCCGGCGGTAG
- a CDS encoding fumarylacetoacetate hydrolase family protein codes for MKLLRFGASGHERPGVLTDEGAVLDLSALTSDIDGAFLVSGGPDRVRTALAAGTLPVVDVTGLRVGAPVARPGKVVCVGLNYRGHAEETGAPIPPRPVVFMKDPGTVIGPYDEVLIPRGSSKTDWEVELAVVIGSRARYLESPLQALDAVAGYAVSNDVSEREFQLEFSPQWDLGKSCETFNPLGPWLVTPDEAGDPQKLGLRLSVNGTLRQNSATGDMIFDVAHLVWYLSQYMVLEPGDVINTGTPAGVALGLPGTPYLRAGDTVELAIDGLGAQRQTFAQA; via the coding sequence GTGAAACTGCTGCGCTTCGGCGCCTCCGGCCATGAGCGGCCGGGCGTCCTCACCGACGAAGGTGCGGTACTCGACCTGTCCGCGCTCACCTCCGACATCGACGGGGCGTTCCTCGTCTCCGGCGGCCCGGACCGGGTCCGCACCGCGCTCGCCGCGGGCACCCTGCCCGTGGTGGACGTCACGGGGCTGCGGGTGGGAGCCCCCGTCGCGCGCCCCGGCAAGGTGGTCTGCGTCGGCCTCAACTACCGCGGTCACGCCGAGGAGACCGGCGCGCCCATCCCGCCGCGGCCCGTGGTCTTCATGAAGGATCCGGGCACGGTGATCGGCCCGTACGACGAGGTGCTGATCCCGCGCGGATCGTCGAAGACCGACTGGGAGGTCGAGCTCGCGGTCGTCATCGGCAGCCGGGCCCGCTACCTGGAATCGCCGCTGCAGGCGCTCGACGCCGTCGCCGGTTACGCGGTGAGCAACGACGTCTCGGAGCGCGAGTTCCAGCTGGAGTTCTCCCCGCAGTGGGACCTCGGCAAGTCCTGCGAGACGTTCAATCCGCTCGGCCCCTGGCTGGTGACCCCGGACGAGGCGGGCGACCCGCAGAAGCTCGGCCTGCGGCTGTCGGTCAACGGCACGCTGCGGCAGAACAGCGCGACCGGCGACATGATCTTCGACGTGGCGCATCTCGTCTGGTACCTGAGTCAGTACATGGTCCTGGAGCCCGGCGACGTCATCAACACCGGCACTCCGGCGGGTGTCGCCCTCGGACTGCCCGGGACCCCGTACCTGCGCGCCGGCGACACCGTGGAACTCGCCATCGACGGTCTCGGCGCGCAGCGTCAGACGTTCGCCCAAGCGTGA
- a CDS encoding enolase C-terminal domain-like protein produces the protein MTPTTARITAVDTYDIRFPTSRELDGSDAMNPDPDYSAAYLILRTDAGDGLEGHGFTFTIGRGNDVQVAAIDALRGHIVGRPLDALCADPGSLNRDLIGDSQLRWLGPEKGVMHMAIGAVVNAVWDLTAKRADKPLWKLLSDADPEWLVSQVDFRYIADVLTREEALGLLHRGAPDRAAREADLLRRGYPGYTTSPGWLGYSDEKLTRLARQAVADGFTQIKLKVGADLGDDIRRLRAARAAVGPGFRIAIDANQRWNVGEAIEWTKALTEFDPYWVEEPTSPDDILGHAAVRAAVAPVKVATGEHVQNRIVFKQLLQAEAIDILQIDAARVGGVNENLAILLLAAKFGIPVCPHAGGVGLCELVQHLSMFDYVALSGTTEDRVIEYVDHLHGHFENPVVMRRGHYAAPLAPGFSAGMRAASIEEYTYPDGSFWAADLVTRETAA, from the coding sequence ATGACGCCGACCACCGCCCGGATCACCGCGGTCGACACGTACGACATCCGGTTCCCCACCTCGCGCGAGCTGGACGGCTCGGACGCGATGAACCCGGATCCCGACTACTCCGCCGCGTACCTGATCCTGCGCACGGACGCCGGTGACGGGCTGGAGGGCCACGGGTTCACCTTCACCATCGGGCGGGGCAACGACGTCCAGGTCGCCGCGATCGACGCGTTGCGCGGGCACATCGTCGGCCGGCCGCTCGACGCCTTGTGCGCCGACCCGGGCTCGTTGAACCGCGACCTGATCGGGGACAGCCAACTGCGCTGGCTCGGCCCCGAGAAGGGCGTCATGCATATGGCGATCGGCGCCGTCGTCAACGCGGTGTGGGACCTCACCGCGAAGCGTGCGGACAAGCCGCTGTGGAAGCTGCTGTCCGACGCCGACCCCGAGTGGCTCGTCTCCCAGGTCGACTTCCGCTACATCGCCGACGTCCTCACCCGTGAGGAGGCGCTCGGCCTGCTGCACCGGGGCGCGCCCGACCGGGCCGCGCGCGAGGCCGACCTGCTGCGACGCGGCTACCCCGGATACACGACCTCGCCCGGCTGGCTCGGCTACTCCGACGAGAAGCTGACGCGGCTCGCGCGGCAGGCCGTCGCCGACGGCTTCACCCAGATCAAGCTGAAGGTTGGCGCCGACCTCGGCGACGACATCCGGCGGCTGCGGGCCGCCCGTGCCGCCGTCGGTCCCGGCTTCCGGATCGCCATCGACGCGAACCAGCGGTGGAACGTCGGTGAGGCGATCGAGTGGACGAAGGCGCTGACCGAGTTCGATCCGTACTGGGTCGAGGAGCCCACCAGCCCGGACGACATCCTCGGCCACGCGGCGGTGCGCGCCGCGGTGGCGCCGGTCAAGGTCGCCACCGGGGAGCACGTCCAGAACCGCATCGTCTTCAAGCAGTTGCTGCAGGCGGAAGCGATCGACATCCTGCAGATCGACGCGGCCCGGGTCGGCGGCGTCAACGAGAATCTCGCGATCCTGCTGCTCGCAGCGAAGTTCGGGATCCCGGTGTGTCCGCATGCGGGCGGGGTCGGACTCTGTGAGCTGGTGCAGCATCTGTCGATGTTCGACTACGTCGCGCTGTCCGGTACGACCGAGGACCGGGTCATCGAGTACGTCGACCATCTGCACGGGCACTTCGAGAACCCGGTCGTCATGCGTCGCGGGCATTATGCCGCGCCCCTGGCACCCGGTTTCTCCGCCGGGATGCGGGCGGCGTCGATCGAGGAGTACACCTATCCGGACGGATCCTTCTGGGCCGCCGACCTCGTCACCCGGGAGACCGCGGCATGA